From a region of the Burkholderia lata genome:
- a CDS encoding superinfection immunity protein, whose amino-acid sequence MQNAVLIQVAGSVAAIAIYFLPAVIADRRGRHDKLTVAMFNALFGWTGIGWLMTLYWACQPNPRTDVAQTILAKRRGISMRTFSTGLVERVQRRVAAQEQWAEKQGCR is encoded by the coding sequence ATGCAGAACGCAGTCCTGATTCAAGTGGCCGGTTCGGTGGCCGCGATCGCGATCTATTTTCTGCCGGCGGTCATTGCCGACCGGCGTGGCCGGCACGACAAGCTGACGGTCGCGATGTTCAACGCGCTGTTCGGGTGGACCGGCATCGGCTGGCTGATGACGCTGTACTGGGCCTGCCAGCCGAACCCGCGCACCGATGTCGCGCAGACGATCCTCGCGAAGCGCCGCGGTATCAGCATGCGGACCTTCTCGACCGGTCTCGTCGAACGCGTGCAACGCCGCGTCGCCGCCCAGGAGCAGTGGGCGGAGAAGCAAGGCTGCCGTTAA